One Mycobacteriales bacterium genomic window carries:
- a CDS encoding threonine synthase, which produces MLTGLDCARCGTTYDPALLHGRCGCGGTLLARYDLARVDRRARGGLWSFRDLLPVAGEPVTLGEPETPLLPLPSLGAFVKDDGVLPGGTFKARGAAVGVTRARELGATSIVLPSAGNAGGAWALYGARAGLPVTVVMARTAPRMNQDEVTLAGAALELVDGTLADAGRRAKEIAAETGAFLAATFGEPYRVEGKKTAWLETFAQLGRLPGTIVFPVGGGVGLVAAHKAAREVLDLGWYDGPPPALVGVQVDDCAPIVAAFEAGRDAAEPWPGEPTTSAAGLRVTAPGESDLVLRCVRESGGTMLAVTEDALRQAVRDVARAEGVWLSPEGAAAVAALPALDAPRGPVVVYNTASGPKYA; this is translated from the coding sequence GTGCTGACCGGCCTCGACTGCGCGCGCTGCGGCACGACGTACGACCCCGCCCTCCTGCACGGCCGCTGCGGCTGCGGCGGCACCCTCCTCGCCCGCTACGACCTCGCCCGCGTCGACCGGCGCGCCCGCGGCGGGCTCTGGTCGTTCCGCGACCTGCTCCCGGTCGCCGGCGAGCCGGTCACCCTCGGCGAGCCGGAGACGCCGCTGCTGCCGCTGCCGTCGCTCGGCGCCTTCGTCAAGGACGACGGCGTGCTGCCGGGCGGCACGTTCAAGGCGCGCGGCGCCGCCGTCGGCGTCACCCGCGCCCGCGAGCTCGGCGCCACGTCGATCGTGCTCCCCAGCGCCGGCAACGCCGGCGGCGCCTGGGCCCTCTACGGCGCCCGCGCCGGCCTGCCCGTCACCGTCGTCATGGCGCGCACCGCCCCGCGCATGAACCAGGACGAGGTCACCCTCGCCGGCGCCGCCCTCGAGCTGGTCGACGGCACCCTCGCCGACGCCGGGCGCCGCGCGAAGGAGATCGCCGCCGAGACCGGCGCGTTCCTCGCCGCGACGTTCGGCGAGCCGTACCGCGTCGAGGGGAAGAAGACCGCCTGGCTGGAGACGTTCGCCCAGCTCGGCCGGCTGCCCGGGACGATCGTGTTCCCCGTCGGCGGCGGCGTCGGCCTCGTCGCCGCGCACAAGGCCGCGCGCGAGGTGCTCGACCTCGGCTGGTACGACGGCCCGCCGCCCGCGCTCGTCGGCGTGCAGGTCGACGACTGCGCGCCGATCGTGGCGGCGTTCGAGGCGGGTCGCGACGCCGCCGAGCCGTGGCCCGGCGAGCCGACCACCAGCGCCGCCGGGCTGCGCGTCACCGCGCCCGGCGAGAGCGACCTGGTGCTGCGCTGCGTCCGCGAGTCCGGCGGCACGATGCTCGCGGTGACCGAGGACGCGTTGCGGCAGGCGGTGCGCGACGTGGCCCGCGCCGAGGGCGTGTGGCTGTCGCCCGAGGGCGCCGCCGCCGTCGCCGCGCTGCCGGCACTGGATGCGCCGCGCGGCCCGGTCGTCGTCTACAACACCGCGAGCGGCCCCAAGTACGCCTAG
- the rplM gene encoding 50S ribosomal protein L13 — protein sequence MRTYSPKPSDVTRQWHVIDATDVVLGRLASQTAKLLRGKHKPIFAPHVDTGDFVIIVNAAKVSLSGNKRDQKMYTRHSGYPGGLRQTPYGELLATRPKLAVERAVKGMLPHNTLGRQMLTKLKVYDGPTHPHAAQQPVPYELTQVAQ from the coding sequence GTGCGCACGTACTCCCCGAAGCCCTCGGACGTCACCCGGCAGTGGCACGTCATCGACGCCACCGACGTCGTGCTCGGCCGGCTCGCGAGCCAGACGGCCAAGCTGCTGCGCGGCAAGCACAAGCCGATCTTCGCGCCGCACGTCGACACCGGTGACTTCGTCATCATCGTCAACGCCGCGAAGGTGTCGCTCAGCGGCAACAAGCGCGACCAGAAGATGTACACCCGCCACTCCGGCTACCCGGGCGGCCTCCGGCAGACGCCGTACGGCGAGCTGCTGGCGACCCGGCCCAAGCTGGCCGTCGAGCGCGCGGTGAAGGGCATGCTGCCGCACAACACGCTGGGCCGGCAGATGCTGACCAAGCTGAAGGTCTACGACGGCCCGACGCACCCGCACGCGGCGCAGCAGCCCGTGCCGTACGAGCTCACCCAGGTCGCGCAGTAG
- the glmM gene encoding phosphoglucosamine mutase, giving the protein MARLFGTDGVRGVANADLTPELVLALSAAAARVLGARSAVVGMDPRQSSEMLEAAVVAGLTSAGCSVARVGVVPTPGVAYLTQRLGADLGVMLSASHNPMPDNGVKLFDRTGDKLPDETEDRIEAAMAEPWDRPTGGHVGVTANREHTAALYVEHLVATGARLDGLTVVVDCANGAASDVAPAVLRGLGATVVAIHDDPTRLNINYECGSTHPESLLAAVREHRADAGVAHDGDADRCLMVTADGELVDGDQLLAILAVDRQAPAVVATVMANLGFKRAMAEHGIEVVETAVGDRYVLAAMRERGIALGGEQSGHVVLADHATTGDGVLTAVQVLSAMARSGRSLADLAAVMTRLPQVLVNVRVADKTAALDAARDAVAEAEAALGGEGRVLVRPSGTEPLVRVMVEAPTEDVAREVAERVAAAVGR; this is encoded by the coding sequence TTGGCCCGCCTCTTCGGCACCGACGGCGTTCGCGGTGTCGCGAACGCCGACCTCACCCCGGAGCTCGTCCTCGCGCTCTCGGCCGCGGCCGCGCGCGTCCTCGGCGCGCGCAGTGCGGTCGTCGGCATGGACCCGCGGCAGTCCAGCGAGATGCTGGAAGCCGCGGTCGTGGCCGGGCTCACCTCCGCGGGGTGCTCGGTCGCGCGGGTCGGCGTCGTTCCGACGCCCGGTGTGGCGTACCTGACGCAGCGCCTCGGCGCCGACCTCGGCGTCATGCTGTCGGCGAGCCACAACCCGATGCCGGACAACGGCGTGAAGCTGTTCGACCGGACCGGCGACAAGCTGCCCGACGAGACCGAGGACCGGATCGAGGCGGCGATGGCCGAGCCGTGGGACCGGCCGACCGGCGGCCACGTCGGGGTCACCGCGAACCGCGAACACACCGCCGCGCTGTACGTCGAGCACCTGGTGGCCACCGGCGCGCGGCTCGACGGCCTCACCGTCGTCGTGGACTGCGCGAACGGCGCCGCGTCCGACGTCGCGCCCGCGGTGCTGCGCGGGCTCGGGGCGACGGTCGTCGCGATCCACGACGACCCGACGCGGCTGAACATCAACTACGAGTGCGGCTCGACGCACCCGGAGTCGCTCCTCGCGGCGGTGCGCGAGCACCGCGCCGACGCCGGGGTCGCGCACGACGGGGACGCCGACCGTTGCCTCATGGTCACCGCGGACGGCGAGCTGGTCGACGGCGACCAGCTCCTCGCGATCCTGGCGGTGGACCGGCAGGCGCCGGCGGTGGTGGCGACGGTGATGGCGAACCTCGGCTTCAAGCGCGCCATGGCCGAGCACGGCATCGAGGTCGTGGAGACGGCCGTCGGCGACCGGTACGTGCTGGCGGCGATGCGCGAGCGCGGCATCGCGCTCGGCGGCGAGCAGTCCGGGCACGTCGTGCTCGCCGACCACGCGACGACCGGCGACGGCGTGCTGACGGCGGTGCAGGTGCTGTCCGCGATGGCGCGTTCGGGGCGTTCGCTCGCCGACCTCGCGGCGGTGATGACCCGGCTGCCGCAGGTGCTCGTCAACGTCCGCGTCGCCGACAAGACGGCCGCGCTCGACGCGGCGCGGGACGCGGTGGCCGAGGCGGAGGCGGCGCTCGGCGGCGAGGGGCGGGTGCTGGTGCGGCCGTCGGGGACGGAGCCGTTGGTGCGGGTGATGGTCGAGGCGCCGACCGAGGACGTCGCGCGCGAGGTCGCCGAGCGGGTCGCGGCGGCCGTAGGGCGTTAG
- the glmS gene encoding glutamine--fructose-6-phosphate transaminase (isomerizing) encodes MCGIVGYVGKQEACQVVMDGLRRLEYRGYDSAGVAVRDPGGGLVVHRKAGKLVNLEKLLQADPPTGTLGIGHTRWATHGAPSDRNAHPIVDCSGAVAVVHNGTIENFDVLLAGLEERGHEIRSETDTEVVAHLVEERFDGDLAAAVRSVCRDLTGSFVLVVTHRDAPDVVVGARRNLPLVVGLGEGESFLASDVTAFIAHTRHARVVAQDEVVELRRDGVTVTDLDGNDVGDGETFTVDWDTAAAEKGGYRFFMEKEIQEQPLAVRDTLGGRLRADGLLHLDELSISDEDVRGIEQVFIVACGSAYHSGLIGKYAIERWTRLPVQVEMASEFRYRDPVVGRNTLVIAVSQSGETADTLEAVRHARSQKAWVLAVTNTVGSTIARESDAALYTRCGPEVAVASTKAVIAQIVAMYLVGLYLAQLRGTRDPDEVRAHLADLQQIPDLIAETLTRMDAVRELAEEVKDAKRVLFIGRHVGYPMALEGALKLKELAYISAEGFPAGEIKHGPIALIDPGTPVVVLATRHALSGKLVNNVQEVRARGARTIVIATDGDEAVTPYADHLVRVPDTKSLYAPLLSIVPMQVLACEVAKRLGLDVDQPRNLAKSVTVE; translated from the coding sequence ATGTGCGGGATCGTCGGGTACGTCGGCAAGCAGGAGGCCTGCCAGGTCGTCATGGACGGCCTGCGACGGCTGGAGTACCGGGGGTACGACTCGGCGGGCGTCGCCGTGCGCGACCCCGGGGGCGGCCTCGTCGTCCACCGCAAGGCGGGCAAGCTGGTCAACCTGGAGAAGCTGCTCCAGGCCGACCCGCCCACCGGCACGCTCGGCATCGGCCACACCCGCTGGGCGACCCACGGCGCCCCCAGCGACCGCAACGCGCACCCGATCGTGGACTGCTCCGGCGCCGTCGCCGTCGTGCACAACGGCACCATCGAGAACTTCGACGTCCTCCTCGCCGGGCTGGAGGAGCGCGGCCACGAGATCCGCAGCGAGACCGACACGGAGGTCGTCGCGCACCTCGTGGAGGAACGCTTCGACGGCGACCTGGCGGCCGCCGTGCGGTCGGTCTGCCGCGACCTGACCGGCTCGTTCGTGCTGGTCGTGACGCACCGGGACGCGCCGGACGTCGTGGTCGGCGCCCGCCGCAACCTGCCGCTCGTCGTCGGGCTCGGCGAGGGTGAGAGCTTCCTGGCCAGCGACGTGACGGCGTTCATCGCGCACACCCGGCACGCGCGGGTGGTCGCGCAGGACGAGGTCGTGGAGCTGCGCCGCGACGGCGTCACGGTCACCGACCTGGACGGCAACGACGTCGGCGACGGCGAGACGTTCACCGTCGACTGGGACACGGCGGCCGCGGAGAAGGGCGGCTACCGGTTCTTCATGGAGAAGGAGATCCAGGAGCAGCCGCTGGCGGTGCGCGACACCCTCGGCGGGCGGCTGCGCGCCGACGGGCTGCTGCACCTGGACGAGCTGTCCATCTCCGACGAGGACGTGCGCGGCATCGAGCAGGTGTTCATCGTCGCCTGCGGCAGCGCGTACCACTCGGGCCTGATCGGCAAGTACGCGATCGAGCGCTGGACGCGGCTGCCGGTGCAGGTGGAGATGGCGTCGGAGTTCCGCTACCGCGACCCGGTCGTCGGGCGGAACACGCTGGTGATCGCGGTGTCGCAGAGCGGCGAGACGGCGGACACGCTGGAGGCGGTGCGGCACGCGCGGTCGCAGAAGGCGTGGGTGCTCGCCGTCACCAACACCGTCGGCTCCACCATCGCCCGCGAGTCCGACGCCGCGCTCTACACGCGCTGCGGCCCGGAGGTCGCGGTCGCCTCCACGAAGGCGGTCATCGCGCAGATCGTGGCGATGTACCTCGTCGGCCTGTACCTCGCGCAGCTCCGCGGCACCCGCGACCCGGACGAGGTGCGCGCGCACCTGGCCGACCTGCAGCAGATCCCGGACCTGATCGCGGAGACGCTGACGCGGATGGACGCGGTGCGCGAGCTCGCCGAGGAGGTGAAAGACGCGAAGCGCGTGCTGTTCATCGGCCGGCACGTCGGCTACCCGATGGCGCTGGAAGGCGCGTTGAAGCTCAAGGAGCTCGCGTACATCTCGGCCGAGGGGTTCCCGGCCGGGGAGATCAAGCACGGGCCGATCGCGCTCATCGACCCCGGTACGCCGGTCGTGGTGCTGGCCACCCGGCACGCGCTCTCCGGCAAGCTCGTCAACAACGTGCAGGAGGTCCGCGCCCGCGGCGCCCGCACCATCGTCATCGCGACCGACGGCGACGAGGCCGTGACGCCGTACGCCGATCACCTGGTGCGGGTGCCGGACACCAAGTCGCTGTACGCGCCGTTGCTGTCGATCGTGCCGATGCAGGTGCTCGCCTGCGAGGTCGCCAAGCGGCTCGGGCTCGACGTCGACCAGCCGCGCAACCTGGCCAAGTCCGTCACCGTCGAGTAG
- a CDS encoding holo-ACP synthase has translation MAVVGVGVDVVDVARLARVLDRTPGVAERVFGDAERAYAAAAVAEVRARRLAARFAAKEAAAKALGAPRVVRWREIEVVASDGGRPALRVTGRTAEAAAAAGIRSWHVSLTHDGGVAVAVVVAES, from the coding sequence ATGGCGGTCGTCGGGGTCGGCGTGGACGTGGTGGACGTGGCGCGGCTGGCGCGCGTCCTGGACCGGACCCCGGGAGTGGCCGAACGCGTCTTCGGCGACGCCGAGCGCGCGTACGCCGCGGCCGCCGTCGCGGAGGTGCGGGCGCGGCGGCTGGCGGCGCGGTTCGCGGCGAAGGAGGCGGCGGCGAAGGCGCTCGGCGCGCCGCGCGTCGTGCGGTGGCGCGAGATCGAGGTCGTGGCGTCCGACGGCGGGCGCCCGGCGCTGCGAGTGACCGGGCGGACGGCCGAGGCCGCGGCGGCGGCGGGCATCCGGTCGTGGCACGTGTCGCTGACCCACGACGGCGGCGTGGCCGTGGCGGTCGTGGTGGCCGAGTCGTGA
- a CDS encoding NAD(P)H-hydrate dehydratase — MTLLATVERVREAERASGLPEGVLIDRASTAVARRAAAMLGRVYGARLLVVAGPGHNGADALWAAAKLADRGASADIVLPLGEPRDEHGTAPLRRLLRAPRTARRQEWLRHYDLILDGVLGTGARLWDGEPPGWTDAFAGAPVLAVDVPSGVDATTGQAAPGAVRADVTVTFGAAKTGLYLGAGAAHAGLVEVAPIGLSLAGPDGVAVLVGDPPTIATLTDAGLASIALRPPGHEADKYRRGVVGVVAGSEAYPGAAALACRGAQRAGCGYVRLVAPRAVADAVRAAYPEVVATERGGDLPKADVWVVGPGLGDDADAVRAVLATGRPVVVDADAIALVDRAALRPDVVLTPHTGEFERLIGVARADAERDRLGVTRRAAAELGCTVLLKGTTTVVVGADGAAYVNPTGTPWLGTAGTGDVLSGVVAAFLTRVPPALAAASAAWLHGLAGRLAAGSPGAAVTALDVAESLPAAARIALAP, encoded by the coding sequence GTGACGCTCCTGGCCACGGTCGAGCGGGTGCGCGAGGCGGAACGCGCCTCCGGCCTGCCGGAGGGCGTGCTCATCGACCGCGCGTCGACCGCCGTCGCGCGCCGGGCGGCGGCGATGCTCGGCCGCGTCTACGGCGCCCGGCTGCTCGTCGTCGCCGGCCCCGGCCACAACGGCGCCGACGCCCTCTGGGCGGCCGCGAAGCTCGCCGACCGTGGCGCGAGCGCCGACATCGTGCTGCCCCTCGGCGAGCCGCGGGACGAGCACGGGACGGCGCCGTTGCGGCGGCTGCTGCGGGCACCGCGGACCGCGCGGCGGCAGGAGTGGCTGCGTCACTACGACCTGATCCTCGACGGCGTGCTCGGCACCGGCGCGCGGCTGTGGGACGGCGAGCCGCCGGGGTGGACGGACGCGTTCGCGGGCGCGCCGGTGCTCGCGGTGGACGTGCCGTCGGGTGTCGACGCGACGACCGGGCAGGCGGCGCCGGGGGCGGTGCGGGCGGACGTGACGGTGACGTTCGGGGCGGCGAAGACCGGCCTCTACCTCGGTGCCGGCGCGGCGCACGCGGGCCTGGTCGAGGTCGCGCCGATCGGGCTCTCGCTGGCGGGGCCGGACGGCGTGGCGGTGCTGGTGGGGGACCCGCCGACGATCGCGACGCTGACCGACGCGGGGCTCGCGTCGATCGCGCTGCGGCCGCCGGGGCACGAGGCGGACAAGTACCGGCGCGGCGTCGTCGGCGTCGTCGCCGGCAGCGAGGCGTACCCGGGCGCGGCGGCGCTCGCCTGCCGCGGGGCGCAGCGCGCCGGCTGCGGCTACGTCCGCCTGGTCGCGCCGCGCGCGGTCGCCGACGCGGTGCGGGCGGCGTACCCGGAGGTGGTCGCGACCGAGCGCGGCGGCGACCTGCCGAAGGCGGACGTGTGGGTCGTCGGGCCCGGCCTCGGCGACGACGCGGACGCGGTGCGCGCGGTGCTCGCCACCGGCCGGCCGGTCGTGGTCGACGCGGACGCGATCGCGCTCGTGGACCGGGCGGCGTTGCGGCCGGACGTGGTGCTGACGCCGCACACCGGCGAGTTCGAACGCCTCATCGGCGTCGCCCGCGCGGACGCCGAGCGGGACCGGCTCGGGGTGACGCGACGGGCCGCCGCCGAGCTCGGCTGCACGGTGCTGCTCAAGGGCACGACGACGGTCGTCGTGGGCGCCGACGGCGCCGCGTACGTGAACCCGACCGGCACGCCGTGGCTCGGCACGGCCGGCACGGGCGACGTGCTGAGCGGGGTGGTGGCGGCGTTCCTGACGCGGGTGCCGCCCGCGCTCGCGGCGGCGTCCGCCGCCTGGCTGCACGGGCTGGCCGGGCGGCTCGCGGCGGGGTCGCCGGGCGCGGCCGTGACGGCGCTCGACGTGGCGGAGTCGTTGCCGGCGGCGGCGCGGATAGCGTTGGCCCCGTGA
- the alr gene encoding alanine racemase, with protein sequence MTVRAEAVVDLDAVAHNVSVLKRAAGGAEVLAAVKADAYGHGAAVVAKTVLDAGATWLGVVLVEEGVALRNAGIDAPVLVMMEPPPGAAAAAKAFDLDLGVGSLDRLAEAVTCGTRVHLKADTGLSRGGALDFPALAEAAAKAEADGNLEVVGVWSHLACADAVGHPANAAQVARFEDALRVAAAAGLRPRLRHLANSAATLTMPEARYDLVRPGIAVYGLSPVAGETFGLRPAMTLRARVAMTKRVPAGTGVSYGHRYVTPAETTLALVPIGYGDGVPRHATNTADVWLRGARRRISGTVCMDQFVVDCGDDAVEVGDEVVLFGPGEAGEPTAQDWADALGTISYEIVTRIAPRVPRKYVP encoded by the coding sequence GTGACGGTGCGCGCGGAGGCGGTGGTCGACCTCGACGCGGTCGCGCACAACGTCTCGGTGCTGAAGCGCGCGGCCGGCGGGGCCGAGGTGCTCGCCGCGGTGAAGGCGGACGCGTACGGCCACGGCGCCGCGGTGGTCGCGAAGACCGTCCTCGACGCGGGCGCGACCTGGCTCGGCGTGGTGCTGGTCGAGGAGGGCGTCGCGCTGCGCAACGCCGGCATCGACGCGCCCGTGCTCGTGATGATGGAGCCGCCGCCGGGGGCGGCCGCCGCGGCGAAGGCGTTCGACCTCGACCTCGGCGTCGGGTCGCTCGACCGGCTCGCCGAGGCGGTCACCTGCGGGACGCGCGTGCACCTCAAGGCCGACACCGGGCTGTCCCGCGGCGGCGCGCTCGACTTCCCCGCGCTCGCCGAGGCGGCCGCGAAGGCGGAGGCCGACGGCAACCTCGAGGTCGTCGGCGTGTGGAGCCACCTGGCCTGTGCCGACGCCGTCGGCCACCCGGCCAACGCCGCGCAGGTCGCACGCTTCGAGGACGCGCTGCGGGTCGCCGCGGCGGCCGGGCTGCGGCCGCGGCTGCGGCACCTCGCCAACAGCGCCGCGACGCTGACCATGCCCGAGGCGCGGTACGACCTGGTCCGGCCCGGCATCGCCGTCTACGGGCTGTCGCCGGTGGCCGGTGAGACGTTCGGGCTGCGGCCGGCGATGACGCTGCGGGCGCGGGTCGCGATGACCAAGCGGGTGCCGGCCGGCACCGGGGTGTCGTACGGCCACCGGTACGTGACGCCGGCCGAGACGACGTTGGCGCTGGTGCCGATCGGGTACGGCGACGGCGTGCCCCGCCACGCCACCAACACCGCCGACGTGTGGCTGCGCGGCGCGCGGCGGCGGATCAGCGGGACCGTGTGCATGGACCAGTTCGTGGTCGACTGCGGCGACGACGCGGTGGAGGTGGGCGACGAGGTGGTGCTGTTCGGGCCGGGCGAGGCCGGCGAGCCGACCGCGCAGGACTGGGCGGACGCGCTGGGCACGATCTCGTACGAGATCGTCACGCGCATCGCGCCGCGCGTGCCGCGGAAGTACGTGCCGTGA
- a CDS encoding alpha/beta hydrolase, with product MRGRRAGVLGGVAGAVAAGVAAGVALERLAVGRDRLRPDPEAREPYGKLPGRAFEVTLPDGVRLHCEETGGGPLTVVFVHGFALNSVSWHYQRRDLADVARLVFYDQRCHGRSSRGHDEDCTLRQLGLDLAHLLDEVAPRGPVVLAGHSMGGMTIMALAKERPELFGPRVVAVALLATSAGGVAEALVPIPQRAADLLTSRVLPRVHRVAGASVFARGRRAGSDLNFLFTRSWGFGDNPSPAQVELVERMVSSTPLDVLTAFVPTFVEHDLYGGLPALADVPVLVVGGTRDKVTKFGHSEEIARRLPHAQFVALTGAGHLLIVERAPLVNLHLRAFLRRAARATAGAKGA from the coding sequence GTGAGGGGGCGTCGCGCGGGCGTCCTCGGCGGCGTCGCGGGCGCCGTCGCGGCGGGCGTCGCGGCCGGGGTCGCGCTGGAACGCCTCGCCGTCGGGCGCGACCGGCTGCGCCCCGACCCGGAGGCGCGGGAGCCGTACGGGAAGCTGCCGGGGCGGGCGTTCGAGGTGACGCTGCCGGACGGCGTGCGGCTGCACTGCGAGGAGACCGGCGGCGGGCCGCTGACGGTGGTGTTCGTGCACGGCTTCGCGCTCAACTCCGTCTCCTGGCACTACCAGCGGCGCGACCTCGCCGACGTCGCGCGGCTGGTGTTCTACGACCAGCGCTGCCACGGCCGGTCGTCGCGCGGGCACGACGAGGACTGCACGTTGCGGCAGCTCGGCCTCGACCTCGCGCACCTGCTGGACGAGGTGGCGCCGCGCGGCCCGGTCGTCCTCGCCGGCCACTCGATGGGCGGCATGACGATCATGGCGCTGGCGAAGGAGCGGCCCGAACTGTTCGGCCCGCGCGTCGTGGCGGTGGCGCTGCTCGCGACCTCCGCCGGCGGCGTCGCCGAGGCGCTGGTGCCGATCCCGCAACGCGCCGCCGACCTGCTGACCTCGCGGGTGCTGCCGCGCGTGCACCGCGTCGCGGGCGCGTCGGTGTTCGCGCGCGGGCGGCGAGCGGGCAGCGACCTGAACTTCCTGTTCACCCGGTCGTGGGGGTTCGGCGACAACCCCAGCCCGGCGCAGGTCGAGCTGGTCGAGCGCATGGTGTCGTCCACGCCGCTCGACGTGCTGACGGCGTTCGTGCCGACGTTCGTCGAGCACGACCTCTACGGCGGGCTGCCCGCACTCGCGGACGTGCCGGTGCTCGTCGTCGGCGGCACCCGCGACAAGGTGACGAAGTTCGGGCACAGCGAGGAGATCGCGCGGCGGCTGCCGCACGCGCAGTTCGTCGCGCTCACCGGCGCGGGCCACCTGCTGATCGTGGAGCGGGCGCCGCTGGTCAACCTGCACCTGCGCGCGTTCCTCCGCCGCGCCGCCCGTGCCACGGCCGGGGCGAAGGGTGCCTGA
- a CDS encoding uracil-DNA glycosylase, which translates to MPDGATLVRAAADAAPDWAALRAAASGCVACPLAAGRTQVVFADGEAPADVMFVGEAPGFHEDRQGVPFVGVSGQLLTRLLSEVGIERSQVVIANVLKCRPPANRDPLPLEVDTCKGWLRRQVHLVDPAVICTLGNFATRWALGPSVSITRVRGQRFTVSGKTVVPTFHPSAALRSGPEGAQMRALRSDMATLAEVVRARTGA; encoded by the coding sequence GTGCCTGACGGCGCCACGCTCGTCCGCGCCGCCGCCGACGCGGCGCCAGACTGGGCGGCGTTGCGGGCGGCCGCCTCCGGCTGCGTCGCCTGCCCGCTCGCGGCCGGCCGGACGCAGGTGGTGTTCGCCGACGGCGAGGCGCCGGCCGACGTGATGTTCGTCGGCGAGGCGCCGGGCTTCCACGAGGACCGGCAGGGCGTGCCGTTCGTCGGCGTCTCCGGGCAGCTCCTCACCCGGCTGCTGTCCGAGGTCGGGATCGAGCGCTCCCAGGTCGTCATCGCCAACGTCCTCAAGTGCCGGCCGCCCGCCAACCGCGACCCGCTGCCGCTGGAGGTCGACACCTGCAAGGGCTGGCTGCGTCGGCAGGTGCACCTGGTGGACCCGGCCGTCATCTGCACGCTCGGCAACTTCGCCACCCGCTGGGCGCTCGGCCCGTCGGTGTCGATCACGCGGGTGCGCGGGCAGCGGTTCACCGTCTCCGGCAAGACCGTGGTGCCGACGTTCCACCCGTCGGCGGCGCTGCGGTCCGGCCCGGAGGGCGCGCAGATGCGGGCGCTGCGTTCGGACATGGCGACGCTCGCGGAGGTGGTGCGTGCGCGTACCGGAGCCTGA
- the tsaE gene encoding tRNA (adenosine(37)-N6)-threonylcarbamoyltransferase complex ATPase subunit type 1 TsaE: MRTLGASLGAVARPGDLIVLTGPLGAGKTVLAQGIARGLGVTERVTSPTFVIAHVHRDGRLPFVHVDAYRLSSVAEVDDLDLDASLAESVTAVEWGSGLVEGLADAWLEVRIDRHDDDTRTVTLEPHGGDWAERLPG, translated from the coding sequence ATGCGCACGCTCGGCGCGTCGCTCGGCGCGGTCGCGCGGCCCGGCGACCTGATCGTGCTGACCGGCCCGCTCGGCGCCGGCAAGACCGTGCTCGCCCAGGGCATCGCGCGCGGCCTCGGCGTGACCGAGCGCGTGACGTCGCCGACGTTCGTCATCGCGCACGTGCACCGCGACGGGCGGCTGCCGTTCGTGCACGTCGACGCGTACCGGCTCTCCTCCGTCGCCGAGGTGGACGACCTCGACCTGGACGCGTCGCTGGCCGAGTCGGTGACCGCTGTCGAGTGGGGGAGCGGGCTGGTCGAGGGGCTCGCCGACGCCTGGCTCGAGGTGCGCATCGACCGCCACGACGACGACACGCGGACGGTGACGCTGGAGCCGCACGGCGGCGACTGGGCGGAGCGGCTGCCGGGGTGA
- a CDS encoding PH domain-containing protein: MRLRWLARAEYVGVGAWLGLMPSLAAGGLFEPAWPYVAVPLAGLGAWRGATVRVRETPEGLVVRNVLRTFRVPWSDIEDVRWDGSFTVPRGFVAPGLRVPWRDRPISVLALACWGRPARADAATARGWLGRRR, encoded by the coding sequence GTGAGGCTGCGGTGGCTGGCCCGCGCGGAGTACGTCGGCGTCGGCGCGTGGCTCGGGCTGATGCCGTCGCTCGCCGCCGGCGGGCTGTTCGAGCCGGCCTGGCCGTACGTCGCCGTCCCCCTCGCCGGCCTCGGCGCCTGGCGCGGCGCCACGGTGCGGGTGCGCGAGACGCCGGAGGGGCTGGTCGTGCGCAACGTGCTGCGGACCTTCCGCGTCCCCTGGTCGGACATCGAGGACGTGCGGTGGGACGGGTCGTTCACGGTGCCGCGCGGGTTCGTGGCGCCCGGGCTGCGGGTGCCCTGGCGCGACCGCCCGATCTCCGTGCTGGCGCTCGCCTGCTGGGGCCGGCCGGCCCGGGCGGACGCCGCGACCGCGCGCGGCTGGCTCGGCCGCCGCCGCTGA